The region GGAGAAGGTCCCCGTCGCAGAGGCCCTGTCCGATCCGACATCGAGGGGTCTTCGGCATCGGCTTCTGCTGTCGGGCCGCAGAAGGGAGGTTCACTCCGACGGCGAGGAATCGCGCGAATCCGACATACTCAACGCCGCGTTGCATCTGAAGAAGGTCTCGCTGAGGAAGTTTCGCGTTTGGAAATCCTAGCTAACAAGTTACACGAGGAACGTATTCCTCGATATGtcattataatgaaaattggaaacaaaatttatatacgcataatataatattatatacaacgACGAATCGGCAAAAGTGCCTCGTCGTCaccttcttgttcttcttctttcttcgaGTCATCTTTACACAGTCTGTACACATTGCGTTTGTAGGAACCTAATTCCGAGCTAAAGGGAAAcagagaataagaaaaaaacaacgcgTGTACAACCGACCAGACATTTTTCTGTACATACCATATgtgttttaaaaaacaaaaaaatatatatatatatgtactcaCGACATATTAAATACAATACTGCGACAGTGGCTTAAATAGATGTGCATAtttcgagcaaaaaaaaaaaaaaagaaagtccAAGATACAAGCAATAAATATAACGTATCCCTTTTCCTTTACCGCTGGTGACGGACTCGGGAAAGTGGAAGatagagtgaaaaaaataaaacaaaaaaaaattagggagtaaaaaagaaaaagcaattAAGCAGAGATTTCGCAAACCTCATCTTTCCCATCAACCCCCCAGAAAAGACGCTTCGGTTTCTCATTTATATACGTAACGAATAAGGCAGTTAAAAGAATATTAGTCAAATATCGTGATTTATGAATTGCGGTAAAACGAACTACTGTTAGACATAAGAGTCTATTGTTAGATCActtgagaatttttcttacTTGTACTATAAAGTTTTCCACCGTCTTCAGGGTACCGTAAAATCTCCAGAGAACACAGAAACAATGTTTCGTTTGCCACTTTGGACCAAACTCAAAGTCTAAGTGTTAATTAATACGCAATAAAAGTGTGCAaatgcattttcaatttcttaaaaattaacGTATTACATTTTTGAACGAATATTCACCGTCTAAtaactgtgaaattttttttctataatgGTTACAACGTAAATGAACAGAgcatcaaaaattttgataatttaatgtGCTATTGAATAATCACGACGCTTGAAGTAATTTACAAACATCCGAGTTCGAGAGTGAGAGAGCGAATACCCTGATACTGAAATgtttgaatagaaaaaacaattatttaaaatatgcGGCATTTTCCAtcgcatacatatatagaaTCCGTTAATAATTCacttaaattaataattaggACCGGGCGTCTGATAATCCAAACTTAAGAAAAGAGATTGAAAAAGGGAAAAGGagttaaaataattcaacggaTATCCAGACGTaccgaattgaaaattgtacacTTAACAATACGTGTAAGAATAAGTACCTAAATAATTAATCTTTCATTACATTTGCCGATAGTTCATGATTATATAGTTACATAATAGCGCAGATAAAGTGAATACATTGGTTGTCTCTTTTTAGTTCAGATATGTTTctgacaaaaacaaaaaaaaaaaaacaaaattaaccGCGTGATACAATTGAACTCTGCTAAGCCCGAAAACTCATTATATTCCCTACTAAATTATGGACTGTTAAAACATAACGTGACATTGATCAGACGCGAGGGTTTCCGCTGCATAATATTTGCGTTTGTAAATACGGATATATATACCTGCATATAaacatatacattatacatatacatacttatataaatattcatacacCATTCAGCTTTATATACATAACAGATGTTGTATTGTTTCCTTGCAttatagaaattgaaaatcttaGCTTTCGCCATAATTGATacgttaagaaaaaaaaagcaaaatgacaaaaaaaaaaaaaaagaaaaaaaagaaaaagagagaagaaaggaaaataaaaataacgactACTTTTAACATTTGGGACCATTGTCATAAGAATAACCAAACTTCttgagagaaaatgaaaaaccacAAGCAGTATTAAGTTTTAATTCGAGGCATCCGTCTCCGTACGTGCATATCTCTTGTGTACATATCCGAGACCTTTagcgtatacgtatacatataccacAGGCGTGATTTTATATGATATACAGAAAGATGACAGTCAAAAAGTTTCTGTCGGAAGCCAGGCTGGCCAGGCTCTGTATTCGCAACTAACAGGCGCGACTTGAACTTCGCATTAAACGCGTCACCGTAAAAACGTACTTACGACTCCCCGCAAAAGCACTAGTTAAACGTACCAATTGAACCGTCGACACCCAACATGTTGATTGTTATCATCTTCCCATCTGTACATATCATGCACACATATTATACttacataatacatatgtatatttatcaAGCTGATTGCGGCtgagaatttttatcaattaaccCCCGAAGAACATAATTATCTGCCCACTTTTCTAACGGTGCAATTTGTCTCACTTCGAATAAATCGCACCTAGATACCCCGAATGACAGCGGGATTGCACGTGAGTGACACTTATTAATTCAAGTGCTGATGCGAAGTTCGAATCACCCATTTGTCattatacacattatacatacatatacctatacatactATATACATAGTTGAATCAGGTAAATTGcttattacaaaaatatccAACCATAGAgcgtatatacttatatatgtgtatatatttcaaGGGAAAAAGCATCGTTAATTATactggtatatatatatatatatatactatagaAACTTTTTGgcgtatacataatatatatgaaaTATCTAATTTTCGTTCATTCAACATCTCTATTCACACAGCATGCGGCCACATAgacattattaaaaataataataataataatattaatattaatagtcataataataatgatattaacattgttgaaatatgtacttgtaaataaacataaagcattttttataaataataattatcattaacTTATCCTTGATCATACATAGTGTATATAAATCAACCttagaaaatgaataatcatttGAGACGTCATTTTCTTGCCTAGATGAAGTTTCATTCCACCAGCTACCTGCACGGTATTTTCCATGTACTGCGGTGTGTCCCAGATTGACAAGGCATGCCTGTTTGAATCGATAAGTTGGGTTCATATTACCGCATCAAAGTcaatatctatatacatagaAATTTACTGCACCCCAGATTACACAGCGTTTTAGTTTCACTCTATTTCGCGTTAATTctgaaataataatcgttATCGGGATGTTTAATCGACTTGAGGAGTAAAGCTTTTGCGCTCTCTAGCTGCTTCCTAATTTCTTTTTAGGCCGCGCTTATCCCTTTTTAATGGTCCAATTTACAGTTTCCCCTTTTTTTAACGATGCTCGTAATACGTGTTGGTTTCACCGTATTTATTCAGGATATAATTGAggagaaaaatgttgaaaggcATTGGCGGTGTTGCTTTTTAGCATGCAGAAGAAgatttggaagaaaaaaaaacggaattaTTCGAGCCAGGCTTTTATGTTTTGGCATCTTTTTTCCTTCGCTtcaaacgaaaagaaaattggcGGTAAGCCAATTGGATCCCAGTTTgtagaattttattcaaacattCGGTAAATAATCTGTAgcgaaaaagaatttattatttcgtgTTCAAGAGTCAGATTCTGCAGATGAAGACGGGCTTGtttacattttcaattattatcggTGTCGTAACAGTTCACAGGTAAGAGCAATCACGTTTAGTAAACAGCACGGATACTGGCGGAGAGCGCGATAAAAGCTGTTCACTATACTGTATAAATGCACGAGAACATATGTTCGGATCGACGAGTCACTCTgggctttttttttcttttggcaAAAATAACTCCAGTCAGGGACGTCGTACATTTCACTGCACAGACCGTGTTCCGTATACAAATCCGTTTCTCAGTAGAGTCACtctaattttcacaaaataagTACCAGCGAGCGATCGTACATGCAATGCTTGTATTTAAATTGAGTGTAGTGAAAATCCGTGATAAGGCACATGGATATTGGCTCGAAGAGTCCTAGCTCCGGGGTTATCAGCAAATGAGAAGCGAATGAACGCGTAGTCGCGCTATCTACGCATATACGACCGCTGATAAACCCGAGTACATCAGTTGAGCAGTTGATAGTCGCAGTGAGGTTTCAGTGCCCGGTGGATCGAATCCAGAATAAAAATGCCGGTAAGAAGACGTTTGCAAACTACGTATCGAGATAGATATGCCTGTTTTTGTGAATCGGGACGGTTCGGCTTTAAGAGCTTGCAGGTGACTTCCGAAAGTTTGGAGAAATTCTTGAGATTTATGTATTGCCGTAAGACACACAAGACCGACGCGCGAATGAAATATATATGGGCGAAGAACGCAAACTGTGGCCCGAAACATTTGTCTTCTACGTCAAAAGGGGAAATATTTATGTTACGAACGAGATAAGAAATTCAAacgggaaaattttcgaagcGTTGGAGAGGCTCGCTGGTATATTTTATGCAATACGTGCATGTATCGTAATACAGGAATTTAAGATGTgataaattgttgaatttattttcacacaggCGGGCCAATTAAAAGCCAGCCTCGTCCATAATTTAGAACTGAATTACTTTGTGTATAGTATACTGTATCAACCTTTCGTTACAGCGCCTACCGTTCACTTTCAGAGGATACGTCGCTCCGGTATTCACGCCGTTTCTAAACGACAGGTAAATCACGTTACACGCCTTGTGATTTCACCCTAAAAGCACGATTGTCGTCGAGCTTCAAAAAGACcgcaatttcattttcagtaCAAGGAGCTTGAACCTATCCTTCATACCGCAATATGCCCAATTTCTTCTGGAACGCGGAATCCCCGgagtgctcggtgagtaataTGTCTCATACTATATGTAGAGTGTAatttagaatattttattacaaactTTGGAGTGCTTCAAAAGACCATTTACAATATAGGTTCGTTGTTTTCGGACCATGTAAGTTATACCTAATTGGTGCTAAACTCGCGATCGGGGCTCAGAGCCCGTTTCTTCTAATATCTTTGTTTCTCGAAAATTGTCGATCGTTCGGATCATTTTATCGACAccatattcatatttatttctcaACAGTCAACGGGTCGCTGGGCGAGGGACCCTCGATGAAtgttgaagaaagaaaatccgTACTCGAAGCTTGGGTACGCGCTGTTAAATCAACGAAACAACACTTGATGGTGCAAATTGGGGGAGGCTCCCTACCCGACGTCCTCGAATTGGTGCGTTCGCATTTTATACCCTTATACACAAGATTCTATGCAAGACATGGGTAAATATTGGTGTAAAAGATAGATGCGGCTCGAATTTGTAGAagattatattattcattctcataataataataatggatTCGAATAATCAACTATTGTGTAAAGGAATTAATTTCTCACAATATTGCAGGCAAAGCATGCTGAAAAGCTTGGCGTCGATTCTATCCTCTGTCTTCCGGAACTTTATTTCAAGCCTAAGACGCCCAAACAATTAGTAGAGTACTTGCGAATCGTCGGTCAAGCCGCCCCCAGAACACCGTTGCTTTACTACCACGTACCGATGTTCTCGGATGTTGATAGTAAGTAAAGATTTATTGATTTCATTAATTGATTTCATAAATTCAAAAGCAAACAATCGTGTTCAGCAAATGGAAATATTTACTTATCTATTGGGGATCAGCCATTGAAATATTATCACGAAATTCAAGGGAGTGATAACAAACTTGAAAACTTTgatgaaattattacaatttcgCGTATATTACAACTTAGCCTAACATCTTTATCACGCTGTTATCAGCGGTAGTGTACATAACAATCTTTGGAATTACttttcaaaagaaatttctttgcACTTTTGATAAACGAATTCTGAAGAAAGGACGTAGAAGTAGAATTCTTCTTGCCTTTCAGTGCAATAAATGTATTCGTTTCATATTTAGTAAACATGGTTGAGTTCTTGGAGGCAGTCGGTAATCGGATTCCATCTTTTGTCGGCATGAAATTCACCagcccaaacctttccgaggcAACGGATGCCATGCACGTTAACGATAAGGAGTTCGCCATTTTTGTGGCCACTGATcaggtaaaataaaatgatgattctttctcttctctcgACTTTTACCATCATCACAGCATTGTCACATTATTGATAAGACGCGAATGATTGAAACCacgctgaaataaatttcacacatttttttcattgcgcTGAATTaagattttaaataaaataacggggaaacatttttgaatgaatttcagACGTTAGCAGATGCCTTTGTTCTAGGACACGATTCCGCAATAGCGGGGACGCTGAATGTTTTTGGTGATCAATTAGTCGATATACAAAAAGCCAGTAAATCAGGGGAGTGGAAAAAAGCCCAAGAAATACAGAAAACTGTAGCAAAATCCATAGCTGCCGTTATCCAACATGGTAATTGACGGAACAAAATTACATAGTGGCAACTAATGATGACGTAACTGTGTAAATAACTGAAATTGTTCAATGATTTCAGGTCACTTTGTCGAGACCATGAAAGTCGCAATGGCACTTCTAACACCGTTCGATATGGGACCTCCTAGAGCCCCATTGTGCCCCGCTTCTGCCGAAAAAGCTGCCGCGATAAAAGAAAGTTTGAAAGCTTTGGGTTACCAGCTTTCTAATTGAATGAGGATTGTTTCGCCACCTTCGTAAACTTGATTACGTCTAACGCGTGATTGTTTGAGGAAGTTCAACTTTTGTAATTGCAAGATACAATAAAACAGATTGTATATTCTCTTAATtactttgtgaatttttccgTGAGATTTTAGGCGTACTGTCGCATCAGAGAATTTATATTAAATAGATATGAACGGGACGAATTGCGTTAAATTGTGAGTGGATcagcaaaaaaatatattcaatctTATTTTACATTTGTCATTGGTTTCGGCTCGAACCCATTACGCTATCACTCACTGAACATGTCAGGAGATAATACATGAAGCAAAATTAAATCATT is a window of Neodiprion pinetum isolate iyNeoPine1 chromosome 4, iyNeoPine1.2, whole genome shotgun sequence DNA encoding:
- the LOC124216806 gene encoding N-acetylneuraminate lyase, with product MPRLPFTFRGYVAPVFTPFLNDSTRSLNLSFIPQYAQFLLERGIPGVLVNGSLGEGPSMNVEERKSVLEAWVRAVKSTKQHLMVQIGGGSLPDVLELAKHAEKLGVDSILCLPELYFKPKTPKQLVEYLRIVGQAAPRTPLLYYHVPMFSDVDINMVEFLEAVGNRIPSFVGMKFTSPNLSEATDAMHVNDKEFAIFVATDQTLADAFVLGHDSAIAGTLNVFGDQLVDIQKASKSGEWKKAQEIQKTVAKSIAAVIQHGHFVETMKVAMALLTPFDMGPPRAPLCPASAEKAAAIKESLKALGYQLSN